Proteins encoded together in one Acidobacteriota bacterium window:
- a CDS encoding tetratricopeptide repeat protein, with amino-acid sequence MQKKPRVAAATGVVIGFILGFFAARTQQEATVPEPAPQAQADSSALPSDHPPPEVLEQLARLQDHARDHPEDTEVRIRLGNSYYDMKRWDAAAAWYTEALELDPGNVSVRTDLGTAQLYQGQVESAIESYRKSLSLDPNHPQTLQNLGIAHYFSGELETAIRIWQRLLAAHPAHADKEKIEEFINNARERLNQEQS; translated from the coding sequence ATGCAGAAAAAGCCGCGGGTGGCGGCCGCGACCGGCGTCGTGATAGGGTTCATCCTCGGTTTCTTCGCCGCTCGAACTCAGCAAGAGGCAACCGTCCCCGAGCCGGCGCCCCAGGCGCAGGCAGACTCCTCCGCTCTGCCATCCGATCATCCCCCGCCGGAAGTGCTGGAGCAGTTGGCCCGGCTCCAGGATCACGCCAGGGACCATCCCGAAGACACGGAAGTGCGAATTCGCCTGGGCAATTCGTACTACGACATGAAGCGCTGGGACGCGGCCGCCGCCTGGTATACGGAGGCCCTGGAATTGGACCCCGGCAACGTCAGCGTCCGCACCGACCTGGGAACGGCCCAGCTCTACCAGGGACAGGTGGAATCGGCCATCGAGTCCTATCGGAAGTCCCTGTCGCTGGATCCGAATCATCCCCAGACCCTGCAGAATCTGGGCATCGCGCACTACTTTTCCGGTGAGCTCGAAACGGCGATCCGGATCTGGCAGAGACTCTTGGCGGCCCATCCGGCGCATGCCGACAAAGAGAAGATCGAGGAATTTATCAACAACGCTCGCGAACGCCTGAATCAAGAGCAGTCCTGA
- a CDS encoding proline--tRNA ligase — translation MRWSRFYAPTLKETPSEAEVPSHRLLLRAGFIRQLGSGIYSFLPLARRTLRKIEDIIRHEMDAIGAQEFVLPALHPAEPWRESGRWEAMGDEMFRLKDRSGRDMCLGMTHEEIFTTIARDEIRSYRALPQIWYQIQLKFRDEPRPKSGLLRVRHFHMKDSYSFDLDAEGLDRSYRLHEQAYRRIFDRCGLRYLVVEADSGAMGGSVSHEFMVRTDAGEDHVVTCACGYASNLDRAVSALEAQEDEVVDLPPRKVHTPGRKTIQEVSDFLNVPRSRQIKSLVYLVGETPWLLLLRGDHQLNDLKLSRLAGSGDFRMARSEEIRDLFGAGAGSLGPVGADFVKVVADRGLEGRRNLVCGANQDDYHLLHVTPGRDFQASFQDLRLVEQGDACLDCGQPLQVEKTLEIGHIFKLGYKYSESMKARVLDRQGKERPWIMGSYGIGLERIMAAAVELYHDEFGIVWPRALAPFQAVVTVVRADDRKQFAAAREIYRTLWDRGVDCLLDDRNERPGFKFKDAELIGVPIRITVGRALRQGRVEIFSRQDASKREVPLGDAVTTVVEMLQAYPV, via the coding sequence ATGCGCTGGTCCCGGTTCTATGCGCCCACCTTGAAGGAGACTCCTTCGGAGGCGGAGGTGCCCTCCCATCGCCTCCTGCTGCGCGCCGGATTCATCCGTCAGTTGGGTTCGGGCATCTATTCCTTCCTTCCCCTGGCGAGGCGGACCTTGCGGAAAATCGAGGACATCATCCGCCATGAGATGGACGCCATCGGCGCTCAGGAGTTCGTCCTGCCGGCCCTCCACCCGGCCGAGCCGTGGAGGGAATCGGGCCGTTGGGAGGCCATGGGCGACGAGATGTTCCGGCTCAAGGATCGTTCCGGCCGGGACATGTGCCTCGGGATGACTCATGAGGAGATCTTCACCACCATCGCTCGCGACGAAATCAGGTCCTACCGCGCGCTGCCTCAGATCTGGTACCAGATTCAGCTCAAGTTCCGGGATGAACCCCGCCCCAAGTCGGGTCTGCTGCGGGTGCGGCACTTTCACATGAAGGATTCCTACAGCTTCGACCTCGACGCCGAAGGATTGGACCGCAGCTACCGGCTTCACGAGCAGGCCTACCGCAGGATTTTCGATCGCTGCGGCCTCCGGTACCTGGTGGTCGAGGCGGACTCGGGAGCCATGGGGGGCAGCGTCTCTCACGAGTTCATGGTCCGGACCGATGCCGGAGAGGACCATGTCGTCACCTGTGCCTGTGGGTATGCCTCCAACCTGGACCGGGCTGTCTCGGCATTGGAGGCGCAGGAAGACGAGGTGGTGGACCTTCCGCCCCGGAAGGTGCATACGCCGGGCCGCAAAACGATTCAGGAGGTGAGCGACTTTCTGAATGTCCCTCGGTCCCGGCAGATCAAATCTCTGGTCTACCTGGTGGGGGAGACGCCATGGCTGTTGTTGCTGCGGGGCGACCACCAGCTCAATGATCTGAAGCTGAGCCGGCTGGCCGGCAGCGGCGACTTCCGAATGGCCCGGTCCGAGGAGATCAGGGACCTGTTCGGAGCCGGCGCGGGCAGCCTGGGACCGGTGGGCGCCGACTTCGTCAAGGTGGTGGCCGACCGGGGCCTGGAGGGCCGGCGGAACCTGGTCTGCGGCGCCAATCAGGACGACTACCATCTGCTGCATGTCACTCCGGGACGGGATTTCCAGGCGAGCTTCCAGGATCTGCGTTTGGTCGAGCAGGGGGACGCCTGTCTGGATTGCGGTCAGCCTTTGCAGGTCGAGAAGACGCTGGAAATCGGACATATCTTCAAGCTGGGATACAAGTACAGCGAGTCCATGAAGGCCCGCGTGCTGGACCGGCAAGGTAAGGAGCGGCCCTGGATCATGGGCAGCTACGGAATCGGCCTCGAGCGGATCATGGCCGCCGCGGTGGAGCTGTACCACGACGAATTCGGTATCGTCTGGCCCCGGGCGTTGGCGCCGTTCCAGGCCGTGGTCACGGTCGTGCGGGCGGACGACCGGAAACAATTCGCGGCCGCCCGCGAGATCTACCGGACCCTCTGGGACCGCGGCGTCGACTGTCTCCTGGATGACCGGAACGAGCGGCCCGGCTTCAAGTTCAAGGACGCCGAACTCATCGGGGTTCCGATCCGAATCACCGTGGGACGGGCCCTCCGGCAGGGACGGGTCGAGATCTTTTCCCGCCAGGACGCCAGCAAGAGGGAAGTCCCGCTGGGCGATGCCGTAACCACCGTCGTGGAGATGCTCCAGGCTTACCCGGTCTGA
- the rpiB gene encoding ribose 5-phosphate isomerase B, with the protein MQIWIGADHAGVELKEQIKDLLEADNHEVTDRGPHSNDSVDYPDFAASVAQGVSSGSAERGILVCGTGIGMAIAANKISGVRAAVCHDLETVRLSRQHNQANVLALGARTLEPKLALSMVREWLRVGFEGGRHDRRVRKISSLER; encoded by the coding sequence ATGCAGATTTGGATTGGTGCCGATCACGCCGGGGTGGAATTGAAGGAGCAGATCAAGGATCTGCTTGAAGCCGATAATCACGAGGTGACCGACCGGGGGCCCCACTCGAACGACAGCGTCGATTATCCCGACTTCGCGGCGTCCGTGGCCCAGGGGGTCTCTTCCGGCAGCGCCGAGCGCGGCATCCTCGTCTGCGGCACCGGCATCGGCATGGCCATCGCCGCCAACAAGATCTCCGGTGTGCGGGCGGCCGTCTGCCACGACCTGGAAACGGTTCGTCTCAGCCGTCAACACAATCAAGCCAACGTACTGGCTTTGGGCGCTCGGACTCTCGAGCCGAAGCTGGCTCTTTCCATGGTGCGGGAATGGCTCCGGGTCGGTTTTGAAGGTGGCCGCCATGACCGCCGGGTCCGCAAGATTTCCTCGCTGGAGCGCTGA
- a CDS encoding division/cell wall cluster transcriptional repressor MraZ, whose amino-acid sequence MFRGNFPTKIDAQGRIKIPAAYRRIFEEKYGTELYVTSTNGESVLIYPLSEWEQIESKLLEPPKMLPEKIKFLRNTNYYGQMVSMDRQGRVLIPPHLRERAEITNGVAVMGSLTYLQLWNRKRFESLLEADPYTREDEIALAELGL is encoded by the coding sequence GTGTTCAGAGGAAACTTCCCCACCAAGATCGACGCTCAGGGGCGCATCAAGATCCCCGCGGCGTATCGCAGGATCTTCGAGGAGAAGTACGGCACGGAACTCTATGTCACCAGCACCAACGGCGAATCCGTCCTGATCTATCCCCTCAGCGAATGGGAGCAGATCGAGAGCAAGTTGCTGGAGCCGCCCAAGATGCTGCCCGAGAAGATCAAGTTCCTGCGCAACACGAACTACTACGGCCAGATGGTCTCCATGGACAGGCAGGGGAGAGTCCTGATTCCTCCCCACCTCCGGGAACGGGCCGAAATCACCAACGGCGTGGCGGTCATGGGGTCGTTGACTTATCTGCAGCTTTGGAACCGGAAACGCTTCGAGAGTCTGCTCGAAGCTGATCCGTATACGCGTGAGGACGAGATCGCTCTGGCGGAGTTGGGGCTTTGA
- the rsmH gene encoding 16S rRNA (cytosine(1402)-N(4))-methyltransferase RsmH: MTGTDTAHIPVLCKTVLDHLQVRPRGVYVDCTVGLGGHSREILKRLGAGRLVVLDLDEDALRLAARRLAPSKARLSLHRENFRNLPRLLRRLRIRRIDGCLADVGVSSLQLDVAERGFSFLKEGPLDMRMDRAQTVTAASLVNDSPPERLVEILRAYGEVTGAARVVAAMVEERHRKRFETTTELAAVVERVKGWPRGTRLHPATQVFQALRIEVNQELKNLEAFLSGVVDFLRPGGRLVVLAFHSLEDRLVKRAFARESGKCICFSPRDLCGCPRRRRVRVLTRRPVRPSGQEIRANPRARSAKLRAVERLNASSEGCGAAGSRTERGRKAEGFRWGDGVREANRG; the protein is encoded by the coding sequence ATGACGGGAACGGATACGGCCCACATACCGGTGTTGTGCAAGACGGTTCTGGACCACCTCCAGGTCCGGCCGCGAGGCGTCTACGTCGATTGCACGGTGGGTCTCGGCGGTCATTCCCGAGAGATCCTGAAGAGGTTGGGAGCGGGACGCCTGGTGGTTCTGGACCTGGACGAAGATGCGCTCCGGCTGGCGGCCCGGCGCCTCGCGCCATCGAAGGCCAGGCTGAGTCTGCACCGGGAGAACTTCAGGAATCTTCCCCGGTTGCTCCGGAGACTCCGGATCCGCCGGATCGACGGCTGTCTGGCCGACGTGGGGGTTTCCTCACTCCAGTTGGACGTGGCCGAGAGGGGATTCAGCTTCCTGAAAGAGGGACCCCTGGACATGCGGATGGACCGCGCCCAGACGGTTACCGCGGCGAGCCTGGTCAATGATTCGCCTCCCGAGCGTCTGGTGGAGATTCTGCGGGCCTACGGCGAGGTCACGGGGGCGGCAAGAGTGGTGGCGGCGATGGTCGAGGAGCGCCACCGGAAGCGTTTCGAAACGACCACGGAGTTGGCGGCGGTGGTGGAGCGAGTCAAAGGTTGGCCCCGGGGGACTCGTCTCCACCCCGCAACCCAGGTCTTTCAGGCCCTTCGAATCGAGGTCAACCAGGAATTGAAGAACCTGGAAGCGTTCCTCTCCGGCGTCGTGGATTTTCTGCGGCCGGGAGGCCGGCTCGTGGTGTTGGCCTTTCACAGCCTTGAGGATCGATTGGTGAAGCGGGCCTTTGCCCGGGAATCGGGGAAGTGCATCTGTTTTTCTCCCCGGGATCTGTGCGGATGCCCCCGGCGCCGCCGCGTGCGAGTCCTGACCCGGCGGCCGGTCCGGCCATCGGGGCAGGAGATTCGAGCCAACCCGCGCGCGAGAAGCGCCAAACTCCGGGCCGTTGAACGGCTGAACGCCTCGTCCGAAGGTTGCGGCGCCGCCGGTTCCCGCACGGAGCGCGGCCGGAAGGCGGAAGGATTCCGATGGGGTGACGGGGTGAGGGAAGCGAACAGAGGATAG
- a CDS encoding serine hydroxymethyltransferase, translated as MHPSLHESDPEVAEAIFQETRRQSETLELIASENYVSEAVLEAMGSVFTNKYAEGYPGRRYYGGCEHVDVVESLAIERARQLFGADHANVQPHSGTQANIAVYLAALEPGDKILGMNLSHGGHLSHGHPLNFSGKYFRVAAYGVRRDTEEIDYDELEDLAKREKPRMIVAGASAYSRTIHFDRLSRIARGVGAYLLADIAHIAGPVAAGLHPSPVPYADFVTTTTHKTLRGPRGGIVLCREEHKKRLNRLVFPGTQGGPLVHIIAAKAVCLKEALSPGFKSYQEQVLSNAGALARSVAQQGFRIVSGGTDNHLFLVDVLSRGLTGKQAEATLERARITVNKNTIPFDAHPPLVTSGIRVGTPTVTTCGMKEAEMDRIGRWIGQALAHCDDEGVLDGIGRKVVSLTRRHAFYAGRLRQSA; from the coding sequence ATGCATCCATCCTTGCACGAGTCAGACCCGGAGGTGGCCGAGGCCATCTTCCAAGAGACCCGCAGGCAGAGCGAGACCCTGGAACTCATCGCCTCCGAGAACTACGTCAGCGAGGCCGTCCTGGAGGCCATGGGATCGGTCTTCACCAACAAGTACGCAGAAGGCTACCCGGGCCGCCGGTACTACGGGGGCTGCGAGCACGTGGACGTGGTGGAGTCGTTGGCCATCGAGAGGGCCAGGCAGCTCTTCGGCGCCGACCATGCCAACGTCCAACCTCACTCGGGGACCCAGGCCAACATCGCCGTCTATCTGGCCGCGCTCGAGCCGGGAGACAAGATTCTGGGCATGAACCTGTCCCACGGCGGCCACCTTTCCCATGGGCATCCCCTCAACTTCTCCGGAAAGTATTTTCGCGTCGCCGCCTACGGCGTCCGCCGCGATACGGAAGAGATCGACTACGACGAGTTGGAGGATCTGGCCAAACGGGAGAAACCCCGAATGATCGTCGCCGGGGCCAGCGCATACAGCCGCACCATCCACTTCGATCGCCTCTCCCGGATCGCTCGAGGCGTCGGAGCATATCTGCTGGCCGACATTGCCCACATTGCGGGTCCGGTGGCCGCCGGCCTGCATCCCAGCCCCGTTCCCTACGCCGATTTCGTCACGACGACGACCCACAAGACCCTGCGCGGCCCCCGAGGCGGGATCGTCCTCTGCCGCGAAGAGCACAAGAAGCGTCTCAACCGGCTGGTTTTTCCCGGCACCCAGGGCGGGCCTCTGGTGCACATCATCGCGGCCAAGGCAGTCTGTCTGAAGGAAGCCCTCAGCCCCGGATTCAAGAGCTACCAGGAACAGGTTCTTTCCAATGCCGGGGCCCTGGCCCGGAGTGTCGCCCAACAGGGGTTCCGGATCGTTTCGGGAGGCACCGACAACCACCTTTTCCTGGTGGACGTCCTGTCTCGAGGCCTGACCGGCAAGCAGGCGGAAGCGACGCTGGAGCGGGCCCGGATCACGGTCAACAAGAACACCATCCCCTTCGACGCCCACCCCCCCCTGGTCACCAGCGGGATCCGCGTCGGGACCCCCACGGTGACCACCTGCGGCATGAAGGAGGCCGAGATGGATCGAATCGGCCGTTGGATCGGCCAGGCTCTTGCGCATTGCGACGACGAGGGTGTCCTGGACGGAATCGGCCGCAAAGTCGTGTCTCTGACCCGGCGTCACGCCTTCTATGCCGGCCGCCTCCGGCAGTCCGCGTGA
- a CDS encoding ATP-dependent DNA helicase produces MASKFTLQEVFSPGGMLAGELPGYEFRPSQLELALSVLEAIREGHHLCAEAGTGTGKTLAYLVPALASRRKTIISTATRNLQEQLYLKDIPFIRRHLFPDLKVTTMKGRQNYLCLRKLERQTRAPSLSQDWLQSRQAVSEWALETETGDRSELEWMSDSDPLWRDLDARSENCTGQKCPHFDGCFITRMRQKALESDVIIVNHALFFAHLALEVDELGSILPGFSTLILDEAHAVEEIACTHLGKRVSSYQVEELARDLAASYPDTDSMRTVRDLESRAGMLFSALPAAEGTWGLDSARGADGTPADLRAPALPAYRQLARTLSNLHDELSLRDPSHQERDMLLRRVESLALHLDRFFDLEDRESVHWMRRRGRGTFLNLTPIEVASTLDERLFSQVPTAVLVSATLTANGDFSYVRTRLGLGDARQLVTEGEFDYSKQSLLYIPERFPEPASPGYVIRLVRQLEEILDLTRGHAFLLFTSYQQLNRVHDLLKGRLPYPLLRQGDRPKSQLLHEFRHTPHAVLCATSSFWQGVDVPGDALRAVLIDKLPFQVPTEPVVAARLKRLEEQGDNSFLRYSVPAAIIALRQGLGRLIRSRKDRGIVGVFDSRIRTRRYGSLFLRSLPSFPVVDNIDRIRISANEWWPGGQDRPDPATGQP; encoded by the coding sequence ATGGCGTCGAAATTCACGCTTCAGGAGGTGTTCTCCCCGGGAGGGATGCTGGCCGGTGAGCTCCCGGGTTACGAGTTCCGGCCTTCCCAACTGGAACTGGCCCTCTCGGTCCTGGAAGCGATCCGGGAAGGCCATCACCTCTGTGCCGAAGCCGGCACCGGAACCGGCAAGACCCTGGCCTACCTGGTTCCGGCCCTCGCCAGCCGCCGCAAGACCATCATCTCCACGGCGACACGAAATCTTCAGGAACAGCTCTACCTGAAGGACATCCCTTTCATTCGCCGGCACCTGTTCCCCGACCTGAAGGTGACCACCATGAAGGGGCGCCAGAACTATCTCTGCCTTCGCAAGCTGGAACGGCAGACCAGGGCGCCTTCCCTGTCCCAAGATTGGCTCCAGTCCCGGCAGGCCGTATCGGAGTGGGCCCTGGAGACCGAAACCGGGGATCGTTCCGAATTGGAATGGATGTCCGATTCGGATCCCCTCTGGAGAGATCTGGATGCCCGCAGCGAAAACTGCACCGGCCAGAAATGCCCGCACTTCGATGGCTGCTTCATCACGCGAATGCGCCAGAAAGCCCTGGAATCGGACGTCATCATCGTCAACCACGCCCTCTTCTTCGCGCATCTGGCCCTGGAAGTCGATGAACTGGGGAGCATCCTCCCCGGCTTCTCCACGCTGATCCTGGATGAAGCCCACGCGGTCGAGGAGATCGCCTGCACCCACCTGGGAAAGCGAGTCAGCAGCTACCAGGTGGAGGAGCTGGCCCGGGACCTGGCCGCGTCCTACCCCGACACCGATTCAATGAGGACCGTCCGCGACCTGGAGTCCCGCGCCGGGATGTTGTTTTCCGCCCTGCCGGCCGCGGAAGGAACATGGGGTCTCGACTCGGCGAGAGGCGCCGACGGCACGCCGGCCGACTTGCGGGCGCCCGCCCTGCCCGCCTACCGCCAGTTGGCAAGGACCTTGTCGAACCTGCACGACGAATTGAGCCTGCGGGACCCGTCCCACCAGGAACGGGACATGCTGCTGCGCCGGGTGGAGTCGCTGGCGCTTCACCTGGATCGGTTTTTCGACCTGGAAGATCGGGAGAGCGTCCACTGGATGCGGCGGCGGGGCCGCGGCACGTTCCTCAACCTGACTCCCATCGAAGTGGCCTCAACCTTGGACGAGAGGCTCTTCTCCCAGGTCCCCACCGCCGTATTGGTCTCCGCGACTCTCACCGCCAACGGAGACTTCTCGTACGTTCGCACCCGCCTGGGGCTCGGCGACGCCCGCCAACTGGTCACGGAGGGCGAGTTCGACTACTCGAAACAGTCGCTCCTCTACATACCCGAGCGTTTCCCGGAGCCGGCTTCGCCCGGATACGTGATCCGGTTGGTCCGGCAACTGGAAGAAATCCTGGATCTGACCCGGGGACACGCGTTCCTGCTCTTCACCAGCTACCAGCAGCTCAACCGGGTCCACGATCTGCTCAAGGGGCGCCTTCCCTATCCCCTGCTTCGTCAAGGAGACCGTCCGAAATCGCAGTTGCTCCACGAGTTCCGGCATACGCCCCACGCGGTCCTCTGCGCCACCTCCAGCTTCTGGCAGGGAGTGGACGTTCCCGGAGACGCCCTCAGGGCGGTCCTGATCGACAAACTTCCCTTCCAGGTCCCCACCGAACCGGTGGTGGCCGCTCGGCTCAAACGGCTGGAGGAACAGGGGGACAACTCGTTTCTCCGCTACTCGGTTCCGGCGGCGATCATCGCCCTGAGGCAGGGTTTGGGCCGCCTGATCCGGTCCCGGAAAGACCGCGGAATCGTGGGGGTGTTCGACAGCCGAATTCGCACGCGGCGCTACGGTTCTCTCTTCCTCCGCAGCTTGCCAAGCTTTCCCGTCGTCGATAATATTGACCGCATCAGGATCTCAGCCAATGAGTGGTGGCCCGGGGGCCAGGATCGGCCCGATCCGGCGACCGGCCAGCCCTGA
- a CDS encoding tetratricopeptide repeat protein, with the protein MKYSTISIAVVMLLLTAPSLEAQVGQLEGTVTDTAGKPVEGVEISIQSENTSRKYNLKTNKKGKYYHGAVNLQATYTVVARKAGFRTEYESGVRASFGVDDGGFDPRGGGKRGTVNFTLKEGKSGKLAFEMTKEEREQFMKQQTVVKEVRAAYNRGIMALNLGQNEEAVVAFRECVTKDPRRPAIWANLGNAYLNLKKHKEAIDAYNKAIEIAPGNATFYQNLGNIYANLGDSSNAEKAFKKSAELNAAVDPAAAAINYYNMGVTFINKGQNKQASEALKNAVVSDPTHAEAHYQLGIVLLGMNQIDGAINHLAEYAKLNPNGENAPVARDLVKQLKDGN; encoded by the coding sequence ATGAAATACTCCACGATCTCCATCGCCGTCGTGATGCTCCTTCTCACCGCACCGAGCCTGGAAGCTCAGGTCGGGCAATTGGAGGGAACCGTCACGGATACCGCAGGCAAACCCGTCGAAGGTGTCGAAATCTCGATTCAAAGCGAGAACACCAGCCGGAAATACAACCTCAAGACCAACAAAAAGGGCAAGTACTACCACGGCGCGGTGAACCTCCAGGCCACTTACACCGTAGTGGCTCGCAAGGCGGGCTTCCGCACCGAGTACGAGTCGGGCGTTCGCGCCAGTTTCGGCGTCGATGACGGCGGCTTCGACCCCAGGGGCGGCGGGAAACGCGGCACGGTCAACTTCACCCTCAAGGAGGGCAAGTCGGGCAAGCTGGCCTTTGAAATGACCAAGGAAGAGCGCGAGCAGTTCATGAAGCAGCAGACCGTGGTCAAGGAAGTTCGCGCCGCCTACAACCGGGGAATCATGGCGTTGAATCTGGGCCAGAATGAGGAAGCGGTCGTTGCGTTCCGGGAATGCGTCACCAAGGATCCCAGGAGGCCGGCCATCTGGGCCAACCTGGGAAATGCCTACCTGAATCTGAAGAAACACAAGGAAGCGATCGATGCGTACAACAAGGCCATCGAGATCGCTCCCGGCAACGCCACCTTCTACCAGAACCTGGGCAACATCTACGCCAACCTGGGCGATTCGTCCAATGCGGAGAAAGCCTTCAAGAAATCGGCCGAACTCAACGCCGCCGTCGATCCGGCCGCCGCAGCCATCAACTACTACAATATGGGTGTCACCTTCATCAACAAGGGGCAGAACAAGCAGGCTTCAGAGGCCCTTAAAAACGCGGTGGTATCCGATCCCACGCACGCCGAAGCCCACTATCAGCTCGGTATCGTCCTGCTGGGAATGAACCAGATCGACGGGGCCATCAACCATCTGGCCGAATACGCCAAGCTCAACCCCAACGGCGAGAACGCGCCGGTGGCCCGCGATCTGGTCAAGCAGTTGAAGGACGGCAACTAG
- a CDS encoding HEAT repeat domain-containing protein: MYRGQDIGDRDQLVATCIEILRSGSEAERYKILPHVSVTRCKRFLDPLLELLRSRSAQDKEFAALALGALGDPAAIGPLFAVLQDTYIFSKGRNRSLEAAVILTLGEIGHEKAVALLLQVYGMRYLDEPSAHNRKVNVLSALGLLAQQGSESAVGELLSLAAQEVSDRQAQAVTELSVAYWHRAHQVPDTVLKMMYRMTGAGADDVRKAAVAALSTLANLGCRRAAGYFSAPG; the protein is encoded by the coding sequence ATGTATCGGGGCCAGGACATCGGTGATCGCGATCAATTGGTCGCGACCTGTATCGAGATCCTGAGGTCCGGCAGCGAAGCCGAACGCTACAAGATCCTTCCCCACGTCAGTGTGACCCGCTGCAAGCGTTTCCTGGATCCGTTGCTGGAGTTGCTGCGGTCCAGGTCTGCGCAAGACAAGGAGTTTGCAGCGCTGGCTCTGGGTGCGTTGGGCGATCCGGCGGCAATTGGCCCGTTGTTCGCCGTTTTGCAGGACACCTACATATTCAGCAAGGGCCGGAACCGCTCCTTGGAAGCCGCCGTCATCCTCACTCTGGGCGAGATCGGCCACGAGAAAGCCGTCGCTCTATTGCTTCAAGTCTATGGCATGCGGTATCTCGATGAGCCGTCGGCCCACAACCGTAAAGTGAACGTGCTGTCGGCGCTGGGCCTGCTGGCTCAGCAGGGTAGTGAGAGTGCGGTCGGCGAGTTGTTGAGCCTGGCCGCGCAGGAGGTTTCAGACCGGCAGGCGCAGGCCGTCACCGAATTGTCGGTCGCCTATTGGCATCGAGCCCATCAGGTTCCGGATACGGTGCTTAAGATGATGTACAGGATGACCGGGGCCGGCGCGGATGATGTCAGAAAGGCGGCCGTCGCCGCCCTCTCCACGCTGGCGAACCTGGGTTGCCGCAGGGCCGCCGGCTATTTTTCCGCTCCGGGTTGA